From a region of the Desulfobacterales bacterium genome:
- the rpmF gene encoding 50S ribosomal protein L32 yields the protein MANPKHRTSKSKRDMRRSHDKLTAPNVSTCPQCGETKLPHHACPSCGSYKGRTVIESKDE from the coding sequence ATGGCAAATCCAAAACACAGAACATCTAAGTCAAAACGGGATATGCGTCGTTCACACGACAAATTAACCGCACCGAACGTTTCCACCTGCCCGCAATGCGGAGAGACCAAACTGCCGCACCATGCCTGCCCAAGTTGTGGATCCTACAAAGGGCGAACCGTAATTGAATCGAAAGACGAATAA